The following are from one region of the Aspergillus chevalieri M1 DNA, chromosome 1, nearly complete sequence genome:
- a CDS encoding anion exchange family protein (COG:P;~EggNog:ENOG410PFMV;~InterPro:IPR003020,IPR011531;~TransMembrane:11 (o56-74i81-101o107-125i132-151o194-216i228-248o288-305i326-346o401-422i429-448o475-508i);~go_component: GO:0016020 - membrane [Evidence IEA];~go_component: GO:0016021 - integral component of membrane [Evidence IEA];~go_function: GO:0005452 - inorganic anion exchanger activity [Evidence IEA];~go_process: GO:0006820 - anion transport [Evidence IEA]), which translates to MASGNSTYTYEGLTGWKRFRPLRPFRGMYHDIKRRLPYYRSDITDAFTYRTVASTVHMYCANILPAIAFTLDMYRRTGQFFGINEALFSSAMAALIFSVFGAQPLNIVGITGLISLFNYTIFNIVTRYEPVIYANFMCWTAIWAAIFHWIVAVCNLCDYMRYVTDFSSESFGMYIGIVYLSKGVGELVHEFSKVGLAAGFMSCMIAILYFLTVYALELLATSTVFRPTIRALLTDYAYVFATMFWVGFSHIPGNLKAADISRVPISRAFYPTQPRGWLIHFWELDVKWVFAAMPFGSLVMLLFYYDHNISSLTAQARRFPLKKPTGFHWDFFLLGITTFLAGITGVPMPNGQVPVHTNSLVNFRTELDIVSMAEGEREGEREGAEIRRHIMKPVSVVEQRVSHFFMGLGIIGTMTGPLLIVLHTMPAAVFAGVFFTVGWGSIGGNGILKKSVFLLLDHRFVARHEPLLKVRQRKIILWIACQLFGVTASLAISFTIAAIGFPVVIIALVPWRVWILPKWFSQEELQVLDCLTANNAAVLESMGGPPSFPGERPTRPEDMDTEQQQKRADGQQRFGTYHR; encoded by the exons CTGCCCTACTATCGCAGCGATATTACAGATGCTTTCACCTATCGAACAGTGGCCAGTACAGTCCATATGTATTGCGCCAA CATCCTTCCGGCTATTGCATTCACGCTTGACATGTATCGCAGAACAGGCCAATTCTTTggaatcaatgaagcgctcTTTTCGTCAGCCATGGCAGCCCTTATATTTAGCGTTTTTGGAGCGCAGCCACTGAATATTGTCGGGATCACCGGTTTAATCTCGCTATTCAACTATACGATCTTCAATATCGTAACGCGGTACGAACCTGTGATCTATGCAAACTTCATGTGCTGGACGGCTATTTGGGCGGCAATTTTTCATTGGATTGTGGCTGTGTGTAATCTATGTGATTATATGCGCTATGTCACGGATTTTTCATCCGAGTCATTTGGAATGTATATTGGAATCGTCTATCTAT CCAAAGGGGTGGGAGAACTAGTGCATGAGTTTAGCAAAGTAGGACTTGCAGCCGGATTCATGAGCTGCATGATCGCGATCCTTTACTTCTTAACTGTCTACGCTCTTGAACTATTGGCAACAAGCACCGTTTTTCGGCCGACCATTCGCGCCCTACTGACAGACTATGCATATGTTTTTGCTACTATGTTCTGGGTAGGCTTCTCGCACATCCCGGGTAATCTCAAAGCCGCGGATATCTCCAGAGTGCCCATTTCACGGGCGTTCTATCCCACCCAACCGCGTGGTTGGCTGATTCACTTCTGGGAACTTGATGTGAAGTGGGTATTTGCGGCGATGCCGTTTGGATCCCTAGTTATGCTTCTTTTCTACTACGACCAT AACATCAGCAGTCTTACAGCCCAAGCCCGCCGATTTCCCCTCAAAAAGCCCACCGGCTTCCACTGggacttcttcctcctcggcaTCACCACCTTCCTCGCCGGTATAACCGGCGTCCCCATGCCCAACGGCCAAGTCCCCGTGCATACGAACTCCCTCGTAAACTTCCGAACGGAGCTCGACATCGTCTCGATGGCTGAGGGCGAACGCGAGGGCGAACGCGAGGGCGCGGAAATCCGTCGGCACATCATGAAACCCGTTAGTGTCGTTGAACAGCGCGTTTCACACTTTTTTATGGGGCTAGGAATTATCGGGACCATGACGGGGCCATTACTTATTGTGCTGCATACTATGCCTGCGGCGGTGTTTGCAGGGGTTTTCTTCACAGTGGGGTGGGGGTCTATTGGAGGGAATGGGATTCTTAAGAAGTCCGTGTTTCTCTTACTGGATCATCGATTTGTGGCAAGGCATGAGCCGTTACTTAAGGTCCGGCAGAGGAAAATTATACTCTGGATTGCGTGTCAGCTGTTTGGAGTCACGGCGAGTCTGGCTATTTCGTTTACCATCGCGGCAATTGGGTTTCCTGTTGTTATCATTGCGTTGGTTCCCTGGCGAGTGTGGATTCTTCCTAAGTGGTTCAGTCAGGAGGAACTTCAGGTTCTTGACTGTCTGACGGCGAATAACGCCGCCGTGCTGGAGAGTATGGGTGGCCCGCCTAGCTTCCCTGGTGAGCGTCCGACTCGGCCGGAGGACATGGATactgagcagcagcagaagaggGCGGATGGGCAACAGCGATTTGGGACTTATCATCGGTGA
- a CDS encoding uncharacterized protein (COG:G;~EggNog:ENOG410PH6P;~InterPro:IPR015377,IPR036462,IPR036663,IPR011234, IPR005959;~PFAM:PF09298,PF01557;~go_function: GO:0003824 - catalytic activity [Evidence IEA];~go_function: GO:0004334 - fumarylacetoacetase activity [Evidence IEA];~go_process: GO:0009072 - aromatic amino acid family metabolic process [Evidence IEA]): MSAAHQVMLKSVEQGSPFTVDNIPFGVISTPDNPKPRCATAFGNYAIDLSALERDGFLSDIPGLEGKGEIEMTGNVFSQPNLNAFAAMPKEIHLKVRTSLIRYFHGGLPPSYYIPLDTVTYHYPMDTSNFSDFFCSLEHVKNCAKVMNAPITPSFFSIPPVYNGRTSSLKITNTPIHRPRGVIQPSPSSPPTYAPTQALDFELEMGVFISKPLPSGEVLDIRNAREHIFGFVVLNDWSARDIQGFEMAPLGPFHSKGSGTSISPWIVTCEALDQVACPVKVRQEPGPLPHLEWKGEVGEATFDVRLEARILRNGKSYSVTSTNLNELYWTPYQQLTHLASAGEGLTTGDIFGTGTITSDRTNFKGEKDGIACLIERKVPENELYELKTDGIQFLQDWDEVVMGGWCVNSRTGVKFGFGECRGKILPPK; encoded by the exons ATGTCAGCCGCTCATCAAGTCATGCTGAAGAGCGTGGAGCAGGGCTCCCCGTTCACCGTCGACAACATCCCCTTCGGCGTCATCTCGACGCCCGATAATCCAAAACCACGATGCGCAACGGCTTTCGGAAACTATGCGATAGACCTGAGCGCACTTGAGCGAGATGGATTTCTTAGCGATATTCCGGGGCTCGAAGGGAAGGGTGAGATTGAAATGACAGGTAATGTCTTCTCGCAG CCCAATCTCAACGCATTCGCAGCGATGCCAAAAGAGATTCATCTCAAGGTTCGAACCTCCCTCATCAGATATTTCCACGGTGGTCTTCCGCCGAGTTATTATATCCCGCTCGACACTGTGACATACCACTATCCCATGGACACATCCAACTTTTCGGACTTCTTTTGCTCATTAGAACATGTGAAAAAC TGCGCCAAAGTAATGAACGCCCCCATAACCCCAAGCTTCTTCTCGATTCCCCCGGTCTATAACGGCCGCACCTCCAGCCTGAAAATCACAAACACCCCTATCCATCGCCCCCGCGGTGTAATCCAACCATCCCCCAGTTCCCCGCCAACCTACGCCCCAACACAAGCCCTCGACTTCGAACTCGAAATGGGCGTCTTCATCTCGAAGCCCCTGCCTTCCGGCGAGGTACTTGACATCCGCAACGCGCGGGAGCATATCTTCGGGTTTGTGGTGTTGAATGATTGGTCTGCGAGGGATATCCAGGGGTTTGAGATGGCGCCGTTAGGGCCGTTTCATAGTAAGGGGTCTGGGACGAGTATTTCGCCGTGGATTGTGACGTGTGAGGCATTGGATCAGGTGGCTTGTCCGGTTAAGGTGAGGCAGGAGCCAGGGCCGTTGCCGCATTTGGAGTGGAAGGGGGAGGTGGGGGAGGCGACGTTTGATGTTAGGCTGGAGGCGAGGATTTTGC GGAATGGAAAATCCTATAGTGTTACCTCGACTAACCTGAATGAGTTATACTGGACGCCCTATCAGCAATTGACGCATTTGGCCAGTGCGGGTGAAGGGCTGACCACGGGTGATATCTTTGGGACAGGGACTATCACAAGCGAT CGAACAAACTTCAAAGGCGAAAAAGACGGAATTGCCTGTTTGATCGAGCGAAAAGTTCCAGAAAACGAGTTATACGAGCTCAAGACCGACGGAATCCAGTTCCTGCAAGACTGGGACGAGGTAGTGATGGGAGGATGGTGCGTGAATTCTAGAACAGGCGTGAAATTCGGCTTTGGCGAGTGTCGGGGGAAGATCCTCCCTCCGAAATAG
- a CDS encoding putative amino acid permease (COG:E;~EggNog:ENOG410PIBX;~InterPro:IPR004840,IPR004841;~PFAM:PF13520,PF00324;~TransMembrane:12 (i48-69o75-92i130-150o156-177i189-207o237-258i278-297o317-344i376-395o407-431i452-472o484-503i);~go_component: GO:0016020 - membrane [Evidence IEA];~go_component: GO:0016021 - integral component of membrane [Evidence IEA];~go_process: GO:0006865 - amino acid transport [Evidence IEA];~go_process: GO:0055085 - transmembrane transport [Evidence IEA]) — protein MNKSDFPEDHIQSTPADYVDYDANPKEELALNVGGRAALQRRLRNYQVTMIGFCSGIGTGLFVGTGAAYAKAGPAGLLLAYIVVGLVLWCVMQSIAELATLFPTAGSFPHWATRFVDPAVGFSLAISYGYCYTIAIASETSAAAVIVSYWTDITPAVVITVGLVLILAINLMSVRFYGDSEVVGGAVKVLCFLGLVIVSIVITAGGGPNHEAIGFRFWNNPGAWTNYNGITGPTGHFLGFLSSFVNASFSFIGVETVVITASESVDPHRAIPKAARRVTYRIAFFYILGALLIGIIVDPRNSNLVSGSDNANSSPFVIAIKNAGITALPSIVNACILVAAWSAANSYCWVGSRMIVAMTTDHQLPQLFGRVDKNGVPYVAVITAWLFGPLAYLSLGSGGAAQAFTWLLNLSTVAGLIAWATLCFCYIRFYAAMKKQGIGRESLPWKAPFQPYTAWFGFIMSTVITLIAGFPVFLKGNWSTSDFVASYIGIPIFIVPMICWKLWHRTKFERAANIDLWSGRLVDGEIMPEEDAHAHKSPGRKFVDWLF, from the exons ATGAACAAGTCCGACTTCCCTGAGGATCACATCCAGTCGACTCCTGCAGACTATGTCGACTATGACGCAAACCCCAAGGAGGAACTGGCGCTCAATGTCGGCGGCCGTGCTGCATTGCAGCGCCGACTGCGGAACTACCAGGTCACCATGATCGGTTTCTGCAGTGGTATTGGTACCGGTCTGTTCGTGGGCACTGGGGCGGCCTATGCCAAGGCTGGCCCTGCTGGATTGCTGCTCGCATACATTGTCGTCGGACTGGTTCTGTGGTGTGTGATGCAGAGCATTGCTGAGCTGGCAACGCTTTTCCCAACCGCCGGGTCCTTCCCTCACTGGGCTACTCGCTTTGTCGATCCGGCTGTCGGCTTCTCACTCGCTATTTCATACGGATACTGTTACACAATCGCTATCGCTTCGGAGACATCTGCAGCCGCTGTCATTGTTTCTTATTGGACGGACATTACACCTGCAGTTGTGATCACTGTTGGGTTGGTGCTAATTTTGGCTATCAATTTGATGAGTGTGCGATTCTATGGTGATAGTGAAGTTGTTGGAGGTGCCGTGAAGGTTCTCTGCTTCCTTGGCCTTGTGATTGTCTCTATCGTTATCACTGCAGGTGGGGGACCAAACCATGAGGCTATTGGCTTTCGGTTTTGGAACAATCCTGGGGCATGGACAAACTACAACGGTATCACTGGTCCCACAGGCCACTTTCTCGGATTCCTTTCGTCTTTCGTCAACGCCTCGTTTAGCTTCATTGGTGTCGAGACTGTTGTTATCACAGCTTCCGAGTCCGTCGACCCGCACCGTGCTATTCCAAAGGCTGCCCGCCGAGTGACTTATCGCATTGCCTTTTTCTACATTCTCGGCGCCCTCCTCATCGGCATCATCGTGGACCCACGGAATTCAAATCTTGTTTCCGGCTCTGACAACGCGAACAGCTCGCCATTCGTGATTGCCATCAAGAATGCCGGTATCACCGCGCTGCCCTCTATTGTGAACGCATGCATCCTCGTCGCCGCTTGGTCCGCCGCCAATTCTTACTGCTGGGTCGGGTCTCGCATGATCGTTGCCATGACCACAGACCACCAGCTGCCTCAGCTCTTTGGACGCGTGGATAAGAACGGAGTGCCATACGTGGCTGTTATTACTGCTTGGCTTTTCGGCCCCCTGGCGTATCTAAGTCTTGGATCCGGCGGTGCAGCGCAGGCCTTCACCTGGCTTCTGAACCTGAGCACTGTAGCCGGTCTGATTGCCTGGGCAACCCTTTGTTTCTGTTACATCCGCTTCTACGCTGCAATGAAGAAGCAGGGTATCGGTCGAGAAAGCCTCCCGTGGAAGGCGCCATTTCAACCTTATACCGCATGGTTTGGCTTTATCATGTCTACCGTCATCACATTGATTGCAGGGTTTCCCGTCTTCCTCAAGGGCAACTGGTCAACGTCTGATTTTGTTGCATCTTATATTGGGATCCCTATCTTCATTGTGCCTATGATTTGCTGGAAGCTCTGGCACCGTACCAAG TTTGAACGTGCCGCCAATATTGATTTATGGTCCGGCCGTCTTGTGGACGGGGAGATTATGCCAGAGGAAGACGCACATGCACATAAAAGCCCGGGGCGAAAGTTCGTCGACTGGCTATTCTGA